Genomic window (Mya arenaria isolate MELC-2E11 chromosome 16, ASM2691426v1):
AACTGTAACTTTTTTCCCTTTCTTTCAGCTCTAGAATTACGCAATTCTCCAAGGGAAAATCAAAGACTTACAACTGGATGTGGTGTGCTTGATCAAGCATTGAGAGGTTATTTTctacttaaaggggctgtactctgtatgatgaaatagtgggaaaaaaagaaaattgttgaaaactgacataaacttggtatcgatgtgtacaatgcatagAATCTTTTTAACTGatgtaccacatagtttacaattaatttatttttcgctgtttttttcatatttttccattaaaaaagattactaggtatgtctacctagtagagtTCATTCTTTATGaatgattggctagtcgatgttatcacgtgataataccaagttaggtatatagcttaattattCCAACTGaatagggtaagccttcgtagcacagtggacaCGACACTGgcctgcaattttggcgacaccggttcgaacccggtctccgactcaatttttttttttacattttggttgttttttacatttatgacatcaaagagtaaatcattttattaaataattgtcctgagattcgttacagaaaaagactttttgtgccaatctggtgtacagtccctttaagggtttttagcttgtctgtttttgtgTCCTCGAGATTGTTGTTgtcatgcaaaacctttattGTGTAGCAGGACCTTAATTCTTGCTTTGATGATTGTACAGTTAAACCTGTTGTTAGACTAAAATAAACAAGGCATTTGCTTAAGCTGCTTTTGCTTTTTGAATGACATGTTCGATCTTCATCATTCAGTCATAAATCAATTGGCTGTTTTACCATACTGAGGCAAATTTACTTCTACCAGTGGTTCTGGCATGCAAGAAATATTTGGACTTATACTGTACATGTTAGTTTGCTTAAGTCAGGATGAATTCCATCTTAATAAAGTTTGATATATGTCATCCCCTACCAGTTTCAAAATAGGTTTACCCTCCATCCATCCCTCTGTGTTTGTCCAGAAAAACTGGATGTTTCCATAACTCTAAAATTATGAGCTAGGTGAATTCAACTTGGTATGTGGATAGAGGGGCAAAAGGTAATCCGGAAAAAAAATGGAAAGGAAATTTGGAACagcattattttcactatgGCAAGAGTAAACATAGTGGACTATCATATTGCTAGCAATAAGCTgcgtttttgatattttaaataaattaacttttaatCCTTGATACTTCTCAGGTGGTCTCCTGTGCAGGGGTATTACAGAGATATCTGGAGAAAGCTCTAGTGGGAAGACCCAGTTTGCTCTGCAGCTCTCACTCACAGCACAACTGGCTCCACGTTATGGGGGCCTTGATGCAggtttgtacatgtacatatatccCTCTGGTAAGGTGGTCTCCTGTGCCTGGGTATTACAGAGATATCTCAAGGAAGCGCTAGTGGGAATACCCAATTTGCTCTGCAGCTCTCACTTGCTGTGCAACTGGCTCCATTTTACAGGGGCTTAAATGCAGGTCTGTTAATTTATGTAAGACTCGCTGACATAGTGCTGTGCTTGGGGagtttaagaaaatatgcaaTAGCCTGAAGAAAAATAAATCTTTGAAAGTTAGACATTTCCTACTggcttgaattttttttttacagttttactATAATCATTATCTACACTATGTCTTGATAGAATGGTGAAAATAAGTTTAAAGCATGCAAtcattaaaagtttatttttattctcaaaatatttgtacaattttcTGTAAGTTCCACCAGAAGCAGCCCCTGACCCAAGGTAACAAATGTATATGTGGAAATATAAAGCCTTAATTGAGATCTTatcttagaaatatttttcatatgtatttcAAAGTTATGATAAATCATATCATCTTCTCCAGGTACACTGTACATCTGCACCGAGGATGCCTTTCCAAGCAAGAGGCTGTATCAGATGATTGAAAACTTCACAAGCCGGCATGGGAAGAAGCTGTGTACCCATGGTAACCTAGGGGACAAGATCTTCATAGAGCATGTGCCAGACTTTGTATGTTgctctttgaaatattttagtatGTTGGTATGTTTGatgtaatttcaaaaagaacatatagttcagatatttaaatttttcattcaaaagtcatgtaaatgttaatttatttgtgCAGTCGACCAAAATGGACCTGggacaaattttaaatatataactattactGTTCAATCGTTATAGACCATAATTATACATTGTAGTACTACTATAATTTTGGTCTACAGTCTttgacaagttttatttatattcaggATTTCTCCAAGATCCATTTGGATAGACTGTGCTAACATCTCTTAAATCTGGGCTAGCACTCTGACACCTTTTAATTGCAACAAAACATGTCTTATTCTGGCACAGAAATTGTATTTCAACCCACAAAGCTCcagtgttttatttcattttacttcaGGATAGCTTGATGCACTGTTTAACCCGCAAAACTCCAGTGtttaattacattgtttataataattcaggATAGCTTGATGCAATGTTTAACCCACAAAGCTCCagtgtattattatattgtttatacttCAGGATAGCTTGATGCACTGCTTAACCCACAAAGCTCCAGTGtttaattacattgtttatactTCAAGATAGCTTGATGCAATGTTTAACCCACAAAGCTCCAGTGtttaattacattgtttatactTCAGGATAGCTTGATGCAATGTTTAACCCACAAAACTCCAGTGTTTAATTACATTGTTTAGACTTCAGGATAGCTTGATGCACTGTATAACCCACAAAGCTCCAGTGtttaattacattgtttatactTAAGGATAGCTTGATACACTGCTTAACCCACAAAGCTCCAGTgtttaattacattatttatactTCAGGATGGCTTGATGCACTGTATAACCCACAAAGCTCCAGTGTTGCTGAAATCTGGGGCCGTCAAGTTGATTGTGGTTGACTCTGTAGCGGCCCATTTCCGTAGTGACTATGAGGGACACGAGATGTACAAGCGGGCCCAGCACATCGGGGCTCTTGGTACCCTGCTTTACACTCACAGTCATGAATACAACATTCCTGTTGTCTGTATTAACCAGGTAGGAGATATAGCTGACACATACatatgaaaattttgaaattaaattgagGGTTGACTGTAAAATTGTTGTAACTACCAGCACCTAAATTTATAGGACAGTCCTGCTGGTACCCCTTAAAATGTGAACTCATATCAAGATCTTTGCAAGCTGATGACGACTCTTGctatttcttttatgtttttctcAGTCATGTGGCATAACTCCTTAAGAAGTTTTGGATACACATGTGCATGTTGTCATtggtaacatgtgtattttgtttcatgataaTAGACTGGTTTTTGAAGCAGATGCCAACACCAAGTCTATTGCAATACCATCACAAAACAGACTCGCTTAATACCTATGTGTATAAATTATCAGAATTTATTGTGCTATTTGCATGCATGATAAGAGGTATGTTTCTATTAGCAAAATATGTTCCAAGGACTTTAATCAAATCTGGTTTCCGGTGATTTTAACATCTACATGTACACAAAAAGACTAGGGATTAGTTGATCAAACAGAAACTATAGGAATCTTTCTTAATGATTTTTACCAGAGATTTTCCAACGGGTGGGCGCAAATAAAtctgcattgttttttttaaaaaaagtcacCTTTAATCAGTATTTATGATGAATGATATCTTGATTACAGAAAGTTTGCTTTTCCTTCCTTTACTTATATTAAGATATACTTacttactgggcttgtccctgttgtgTTTCTGCTTCTTCttcattaatgaaaatatttaatactttaacCTTTAGGTGACCAGTTCCATGAAACCTGAAGGTCGTCAGCTGATCCCCTCCCTGGGGCTGTCCTGGTCAAGCCAGGTGACCATACGCATCATGCTGACCCGGACTGACCGCTCACTGACCATCCAGCAGGATAGTGCCCGTGGCCCCTTGGAAACCGTTGTCAGGGAGATGGAGATAGTTTACGCCCCACACTTACCTCCATTGACTGTGCCTTATGTTATTGACCATGAGGGCATGAAAGGATTTGCATGATAATATTTAACTTTACAAGAGTTAAATGgacaagtttttcaatgtatatacataatgTGACACAATCATGCTAAAAATACCTTCAGTAATATACCGTATCaatttctgtgacatatttttatGCTACACCTTTGCCTATTGCTAAGGTATTCTAATATTCTGTTCATTGCTTTGTTAACTCCTAAATAACAGTATCAGGAACAAGCCCACAGACTTTTTGAGTAAAGCAGGTCAACCAATGATCATGGAATGTTTGGGTTATCTGATTTAAGTtacattgtaattttattgtaaCATTTACTTTTGCACAACATAATCCACACATTTTTGGGTCTACCTACATTGGCTTGTTTTAGTTAACTTTGTTTTATCCTTAGCAGGTGCATTCACCAAGGTTGACCATTTTTCATtgaatctttaccaaacttggacATAATGTACAGTTTATTGGCAAGATATCTCTCATAAGTTTGATAACCGCCCTGATTGCTTCgagtattagccatgtaatattcaaaatttgaCCAAAGTGACCGTGTTCACTTTTCTTTATCAATTTTAGTTacaatgttttaagcattatatcTCATAATCTGTAATGACCTTTTAATAACCAAACTGATCCCTaatagtaaaaaataattttttagaGTAATGGCCCTTTACTTTTCACAAGTTGACCAAGGTGACTGTCCGCTCTCAATTGTTATTCCAATCCATCCAAAACATGGTTacacatttatggaaaaaatatatcaagtgAGTTTGACAACCCGCCTTAAACATGTATGGTTGTCATGCTTTGGGATGATCCTTTCTTCGATAATAATTGTTGGACTTAAGAAAAACATGTTCCACTTTAAtggttgaaattatttttaaagcttaGTGTAAATGAAGAATAATccttgttatgttatttttgaGAGATGTTATTTTGTTACGGACTGTTTATATGTATGATGCATTCCTTaaaaggggggcataataaatgaaataaatttgattatgtatgtttctgtttttacttttatggcTAAAAATAATGGCATTTCTGTTCTTGAAAGTCAGTTATTCTACACACCAGTTAGTTTGTGCTGTATGGCAAgaagaaaaatgtaataaacataGTCCTGTTAATTGCTGTTATCTATAAACTTTGTTCAGACATCATTCGGTGAATAAAGATGATTTGTCACATTTGAGAATAAAATGTAAGATAAAggtcaatatattttacaatgcaaTGATGTTGAAGCAAAAATAAGCTCTATAGAGATTTAATagcaatgaaaatttaaaatatgtgattAAATACCATTCATGGTTTCTTAGGTTCAAGATTAATTGCGAAATCCGGATTGAGAGCTTTTAACTGcagactattgtacagttggaaatatgattttttgctcggatatttgcattaaaaacaggAAGtatcttgaaatgaatataaacaggttttgaaattatttataaaaggtTCTAACACACAcgcgcaccccccccccccccccccccccaatctcTCATACTGGTACAAAGCCCCtactgttaaaaaaaaaacctgatcATTCACCATTCCTGGCTTCGATATCTGGTGTTATGTTAGTGTACCAGGcttaaatatcttatttcatttagtaaGTTTAATGACTAAAActtttgtatgaaatgaaaaccaaaaatagttcattatgATTATCTAGGAAATACTGTAAATTTCTTTGAAAGTCTCAAAAATATTTCTGAGAATAATACCTAAATTGTACCAAAACAGAACTGGTGTgcttagcttgatcctgttcTAGACTTGAGATTGTTCAAGAAATTTGAGCCTGGGTGATGACCAGTACTAAAAGAGATTGTTCAAGAAATTTGAGCCTGGGTGATGACCAGTACTAAATGAGATTGTTCAAGAAATTTGAGCCTGGGTGATGACCAGTACTAAAAGAGATTGTTCAAGAAATTTGAGCCTGGGTGATGACCAGTACTAAAAGAGGTTGT
Coding sequences:
- the LOC128222486 gene encoding DNA repair protein XRCC3-like isoform X1; amino-acid sequence: MSEIDDLDVQQRLKNALKRSRLTTLKSILYLTEPVGNLGAEDIQTIKIAAAKKLSVLKPVTALELRNSPRENQRLTTGCGVLDQALRGGLLCRGITEISGESSSGKTQFALQLSLTAQLAPRYGGLDAGTLYICTEDAFPSKRLYQMIENFTSRHGKKLCTHGNLGDKIFIEHVPDFDGLMHCITHKAPVLLKSGAVKLIVVDSVAAHFRSDYEGHEMYKRAQHIGALGTLLYTHSHEYNIPVVCINQVTSSMKPEGRQLIPSLGLSWSSQVTIRIMLTRTDRSLTIQQDSARGPLETVVREMEIVYAPHLPPLTVPYVIDHEGMKGFA
- the LOC128222486 gene encoding DNA repair protein XRCC3-like isoform X2, with product MSEIDDLDVQQRLKNALKRSRLTTLKSILYLTEPVGNLGAEDIQTIKIAAAKKLSVLKPVTGGLLCRGITEISGESSSGKTQFALQLSLTAQLAPRYGGLDAGTLYICTEDAFPSKRLYQMIENFTSRHGKKLCTHGNLGDKIFIEHVPDFDGLMHCITHKAPVLLKSGAVKLIVVDSVAAHFRSDYEGHEMYKRAQHIGALGTLLYTHSHEYNIPVVCINQVTSSMKPEGRQLIPSLGLSWSSQVTIRIMLTRTDRSLTIQQDSARGPLETVVREMEIVYAPHLPPLTVPYVIDHEGMKGFA